In a single window of the Streptomyces sp. NBC_00353 genome:
- a CDS encoding VOC family protein, translating to MPANATAHVRIARPSRDLGAAEQFWISGLGLDVLYQHAAGGTPGDHSLLMVGWPGAGWHLELVHDPVDTVDPRPTPEDLLVIYLGEPVPASLVERLERHGGKRVPAHNPYWDTWGVTLQDPDGYLLVLSTRDWSNS from the coding sequence ATGCCGGCCAACGCCACAGCCCATGTACGCATCGCTCGTCCGTCACGTGACCTGGGAGCGGCGGAACAGTTCTGGATCTCGGGTCTGGGTCTCGACGTTCTGTACCAGCATGCGGCAGGTGGCACTCCAGGCGACCACTCGCTCCTGATGGTCGGCTGGCCGGGCGCCGGGTGGCACCTGGAACTCGTGCATGATCCCGTCGACACCGTGGATCCACGGCCGACCCCCGAGGACCTTCTGGTGATCTACCTCGGCGAACCGGTGCCTGCCTCCCTGGTCGAACGCCTCGAACGGCACGGCGGCAAGCGAGTGCCGGCGCACAATCCGTACTGGGATACGTGGGGCGTGACCCTCCAAGACCCGGACGGCTACCTGCTGGTCCTCTCCACCAGGGACTGGTCCAACTCCTAG
- a CDS encoding beta-galactosidase produces the protein MISTLLSQLQHGPDGDPTPRLAYGADYNPEQWPREVWEEDVRLMREAGVNIVSVGIFSWARIQPAENEWDFSWLDEIMDLLHAGGIGVDLATATASPPPWLTTAHPEILPVTASGETVWPGARQHWRPTSPVFREHSLRLVRTIAERYANHPALVAWHVSNELGCHNIYDFSDDATRAFRDWLRARYTTLDGLNHAWGTAFWSQRYSDWEQILPPRLAASHPNPTQQLDFKRFSSDALKEYLRAERDVLRAITPGVPVTTNFMVMGGTKGMNYADWADEIDFVSNDHYVTSGPQDRDELSFSANLVSGISGGRPWFLMEHSTSAVNWQPVNLAKRPGDLARDSLLHVAHGADAVCFFQWRQSAAGAEKYHSAMVPHAGPDSDAFRAVTELGRTLRTLAPVAGSERETARVGIVFDWESWWASEQDSHPTSLLDYRKEALDWYSALLTLGVRADVVTAQADLDRYQLLITPVLHVVPAALAKELTRYAENGGHLVTTYFSGVVDENDHIWLGGYPGALRDLLGIRIEEFGPLLDGDTVEVGLDGATLGTLWTDRITVTDPEVEVLAEYCSGAYAGRPAVTRRAVGQGSAAYISTRLGADGLTVLLPKLLASADVGSELPDGARGSVELIVRRDGDSRYLFLVNRTDETVPVTGLAGELLIGRASDDGALVLSPRDVAVLRQPAT, from the coding sequence ATGATCTCCACCCTCCTGTCCCAGTTGCAGCACGGGCCGGACGGTGATCCCACCCCCCGCCTCGCCTACGGAGCCGACTACAACCCGGAGCAGTGGCCACGCGAGGTGTGGGAGGAGGACGTACGGCTGATGCGCGAGGCCGGCGTCAACATCGTCTCCGTGGGGATCTTCTCCTGGGCCCGCATCCAGCCGGCGGAGAACGAGTGGGACTTCTCCTGGCTCGACGAGATCATGGACCTGCTGCACGCGGGAGGCATCGGAGTCGACCTGGCCACCGCCACCGCGTCCCCACCGCCCTGGCTCACCACGGCGCACCCGGAAATCCTCCCGGTGACCGCCTCCGGTGAGACGGTGTGGCCGGGGGCACGGCAGCACTGGCGTCCCACCTCGCCCGTCTTCCGCGAGCATTCGCTGCGCCTGGTGCGGACGATCGCCGAGCGGTACGCGAACCACCCCGCGCTGGTGGCCTGGCACGTCTCCAACGAGCTGGGCTGCCACAACATCTACGACTTCTCCGACGACGCCACCCGTGCCTTCCGCGACTGGCTGCGCGCCCGGTACACCACGCTCGACGGCCTCAACCATGCCTGGGGCACCGCTTTCTGGTCCCAGAGGTACAGCGACTGGGAGCAGATCCTGCCGCCCCGGCTGGCCGCTTCCCACCCGAACCCGACGCAGCAGCTGGACTTCAAGCGCTTCTCCTCCGATGCGCTGAAGGAGTATCTGCGCGCGGAGCGGGACGTGCTGCGCGCGATCACACCCGGTGTTCCGGTCACCACGAACTTCATGGTCATGGGCGGCACCAAGGGGATGAACTACGCCGACTGGGCTGATGAGATCGACTTCGTCTCCAACGACCACTACGTCACCTCCGGGCCCCAGGACCGCGACGAACTGTCCTTCTCCGCCAACCTCGTCAGCGGTATCTCGGGCGGACGTCCGTGGTTCCTCATGGAGCACTCCACCAGCGCCGTCAACTGGCAACCCGTCAACCTGGCCAAGCGTCCCGGCGACCTCGCCCGCGACTCACTGCTGCACGTCGCGCACGGCGCCGACGCCGTGTGCTTCTTCCAGTGGCGACAGTCGGCGGCCGGCGCCGAGAAATACCACTCGGCGATGGTGCCGCACGCCGGGCCCGACAGTGACGCCTTCCGCGCGGTGACCGAACTCGGCCGGACCCTCAGGACGCTGGCCCCGGTCGCCGGGTCCGAACGTGAAACGGCACGCGTCGGGATCGTCTTCGACTGGGAGTCGTGGTGGGCCAGCGAGCAGGACTCCCATCCCACTTCCCTCCTCGATTACCGCAAGGAGGCGCTCGACTGGTACTCCGCCCTCCTCACCCTCGGCGTGAGGGCAGACGTCGTCACCGCACAGGCCGACCTCGACCGCTACCAGCTCCTGATCACGCCGGTACTGCACGTCGTCCCCGCCGCGCTGGCCAAGGAACTCACCCGGTACGCCGAGAACGGCGGCCACCTGGTCACCACGTACTTCTCCGGCGTCGTCGACGAGAACGACCACATCTGGCTCGGCGGCTACCCGGGAGCCCTGCGCGATCTCCTCGGCATCCGCATCGAGGAGTTCGGCCCCCTGCTCGACGGCGACACGGTCGAAGTCGGGCTGGACGGCGCCACGTTGGGCACGCTGTGGACCGACCGGATCACCGTCACCGACCCCGAGGTGGAGGTGCTGGCCGAGTACTGCAGCGGTGCGTACGCCGGCCGCCCCGCCGTCACCCGCCGCGCCGTGGGCCAGGGTTCGGCCGCCTACATCTCCACCCGGCTGGGTGCGGACGGCCTCACCGTCCTGCTGCCGAAGCTGCTCGCCTCTGCCGATGTCGGCAGTGAACTGCCCGACGGCGCAAGGGGAAGTGTCGAGTTGATCGTGCGCCGCGACGGCGACAGCCGCTACCTCTTCCTGGTCAACCGGACCGACGAGACGGTGCCGGTGACCGGACTCGCCGGGGAGCTCCTGATCGGTCGGGCAAGCGATGACGGCGCCCTCGTTCTCTCCCCCAGAGACGTCGCCGTGCTGCGGCAGCCCGCGACCTGA
- a CDS encoding ABC transporter substrate-binding protein, whose translation MHMNPRRLLRGLALVSALALGATACGGSDDSSSSTKQVSSKDIDAALKKGGTLTVWAWEPTLKQVAADFQKEHPAVHVKLVNSGTGNDQYKALQNAISAKKGVPDVAQIEYYALGQYALTKGLDDLTPYGADKLAGKYSPGPWNAVKSGSKNVYALPMDSGPMALFYNKKVFDKYKIKVPTTWDEYLTAARALHKADPKAYIANDTGDAGETTSLLWQAGSRPYKVDGTNVKIDFSDAGAQKYTAVWQHLLDEKLLAPITGWSDDWYKGLGDGTIATLATGAWMPANFATGVQGASGDWRAAPLPAWTAGDKASAENGGSSLALPTLGKNKELAYAFTEYANAGKGVQARLKAGAFPATTADLQSSSFQNTAFPYFGGQQANKIFAESAANVASDWSYLPYQVYANSIFNDTVGKAYISGTKLTDGLKSWQDASVKYGNEQGFTVQK comes from the coding sequence ATGCACATGAACCCCCGCCGCCTGCTGCGCGGCCTCGCCCTGGTCTCGGCCCTCGCCTTGGGGGCGACCGCCTGCGGCGGCTCCGACGACAGCAGCTCCAGCACGAAGCAGGTCTCCTCCAAGGACATCGACGCGGCCCTGAAGAAGGGCGGCACCCTCACGGTCTGGGCCTGGGAGCCCACACTGAAGCAGGTCGCCGCCGACTTCCAGAAGGAACACCCGGCCGTCCACGTCAAGCTCGTCAACTCCGGCACCGGCAACGACCAGTACAAGGCCCTGCAGAACGCCATCTCCGCGAAGAAGGGTGTCCCCGACGTCGCGCAGATCGAGTACTACGCACTGGGGCAGTACGCGCTGACGAAGGGTCTGGACGACCTGACCCCGTACGGCGCCGACAAGCTCGCCGGCAAGTACTCCCCCGGCCCGTGGAACGCCGTGAAATCCGGCAGCAAGAACGTATACGCGCTGCCGATGGACTCCGGGCCCATGGCCCTCTTCTACAACAAGAAGGTCTTCGACAAGTACAAAATCAAGGTGCCGACGACGTGGGACGAGTACCTCACGGCGGCCCGCGCCCTGCACAAGGCCGACCCCAAGGCGTACATCGCCAATGACACCGGCGACGCCGGCGAGACCACCAGCCTGCTGTGGCAGGCCGGTTCGCGCCCCTACAAGGTCGACGGCACGAACGTGAAGATCGACTTCTCCGACGCCGGCGCCCAGAAGTACACCGCCGTCTGGCAGCATCTCCTCGACGAGAAGCTGCTGGCGCCCATCACCGGCTGGAGCGACGACTGGTACAAGGGGCTGGGCGACGGCACCATCGCGACCCTGGCCACCGGAGCCTGGATGCCCGCCAACTTCGCCACGGGCGTGCAGGGCGCCTCCGGCGACTGGCGCGCCGCACCGCTGCCCGCGTGGACCGCCGGTGACAAGGCCAGCGCGGAGAACGGCGGCAGCTCCCTGGCCCTGCCCACGCTGGGCAAGAACAAGGAACTCGCCTACGCCTTCACCGAGTACGCGAACGCCGGCAAGGGCGTCCAGGCCCGGCTCAAGGCGGGCGCCTTCCCGGCGACCACCGCCGATCTCCAGTCCAGCTCGTTCCAGAACACCGCGTTCCCGTACTTCGGCGGACAGCAGGCCAACAAGATCTTCGCCGAGTCGGCCGCGAACGTCGCCTCCGACTGGTCGTACCTGCCCTACCAGGTCTACGCCAACTCGATCTTCAACGACACAGTCGGCAAGGCCTACATATCCGGCACCAAGCTGACCGACGGTCTGAAGAGCTGGCAGGACGCCTCCGTCAAGTACGGAAACGAGCAGGGCTTCACCGTTCAGAAGTAG
- a CDS encoding carbohydrate ABC transporter permease produces MSSPVTTLAQPSVPPAGSAPRLRTPRRHSPGRPRRSVLLTVLTGLVLLYSLVPLAWLIISATKTQEGLAHSFGLWFNGDFALWDNIRETFTYSDGVFTRWLLNTVLYVVVGAGGATLLAVLGGYALAKFKFPGKRAVFAVVIGAVAVPGTALAVPTFLMFSKMGLTDTPWSVIIPSLISPFGLYLMWVFASEAVPDELLEAARIDGAGELRTFFQVVLPLLAPGIVTVSLFTMVATWNNYFLPLIMLKDPDWYPLTLGLNSWNAQAATAGGTPVFNLVITGSLITILPLIAAFLLLQKYWQSGLAAGSVKE; encoded by the coding sequence ATGAGCAGCCCTGTCACCACCCTCGCCCAGCCATCGGTTCCTCCGGCCGGCTCCGCGCCCCGCCTTCGCACGCCGCGCCGGCACAGCCCCGGGCGCCCCAGGCGCAGCGTGCTGCTGACCGTGCTCACCGGTCTGGTCCTCCTCTACTCCCTGGTGCCGCTGGCATGGCTGATCATCAGCGCCACCAAGACCCAGGAGGGGCTGGCCCATTCCTTCGGGCTGTGGTTCAACGGCGACTTCGCCCTGTGGGACAACATCCGTGAGACGTTCACCTACAGCGACGGCGTCTTCACCCGCTGGCTGCTGAACACCGTGCTGTACGTCGTGGTCGGGGCCGGCGGCGCCACCTTGCTGGCGGTCCTGGGCGGCTACGCCCTGGCAAAGTTCAAGTTCCCCGGCAAACGCGCCGTCTTCGCCGTCGTCATCGGTGCCGTCGCGGTGCCGGGCACCGCCCTGGCCGTCCCCACGTTCCTGATGTTCAGCAAGATGGGGCTGACCGACACCCCGTGGTCGGTGATCATCCCGTCCCTCATCTCGCCGTTCGGCCTCTATCTGATGTGGGTCTTCGCCTCCGAGGCCGTCCCCGACGAACTACTGGAGGCCGCCCGCATCGACGGCGCGGGCGAACTGCGCACCTTCTTCCAGGTCGTCCTGCCGCTGCTCGCACCCGGCATCGTGACCGTCTCGCTGTTCACGATGGTCGCGACCTGGAACAACTACTTCCTGCCGCTGATCATGCTCAAGGACCCGGACTGGTATCCGCTGACCCTGGGCCTGAACAGCTGGAACGCCCAGGCCGCCACCGCCGGCGGCACGCCCGTCTTCAACCTGGTGATCACCGGCTCGCTGATCACCATCCTGCCGCTGATCGCCGCGTTCCTCCTGCTGCAGAAGTACTGGCAGTCCGGGCTCGCCGCCGGAAGCGTCAAGGAGTAA
- a CDS encoding carbohydrate ABC transporter permease, translating to MTTLQPPAAVPRHPARPAAKRDRRSWTGWGFIGPFAVVFAFVFLAPIAYSIYLSLFRDKLIGGTSFVGLDNYQQALHDSQFWDSLGRVSLFLLIQVPIMLGIALLVALALDSGRLYGRDFFRISIFLPYAVPAVVATLMWGFMYGTRFGLVSDINDALGVSLPNPLGPNLILASIGNIVTWEFVGYNMLIFYSALRVIPASLYEAAQIDGAGQIRVITAIKLPAIRGALVIATIFSIIGTFQLFNEPSILQKLAPNSITTDYTPNYYTYSLSFSGQQHNYSATVAIVMGLITMVIAYVVQLRGMRKGA from the coding sequence ATGACGACGCTACAACCCCCTGCGGCCGTACCCCGGCACCCGGCCCGGCCTGCGGCGAAACGGGACCGCCGCTCCTGGACAGGGTGGGGGTTCATCGGTCCCTTCGCGGTGGTCTTCGCCTTCGTCTTCCTGGCTCCGATCGCCTATTCGATCTACCTCAGCCTCTTCCGCGACAAGCTCATCGGCGGCACGTCCTTCGTGGGCCTGGACAACTACCAACAGGCCCTGCACGACAGCCAGTTCTGGGACTCCCTGGGGCGCGTATCGCTGTTCCTGCTGATTCAGGTGCCGATCATGCTGGGCATCGCCCTGCTCGTGGCACTCGCCCTGGACAGCGGGCGGCTGTACGGCAGGGACTTCTTCCGGATCTCGATCTTCCTGCCGTACGCGGTACCCGCCGTGGTCGCCACGCTCATGTGGGGCTTCATGTACGGCACCCGCTTCGGTCTGGTGAGCGACATCAACGACGCCCTCGGCGTATCGCTTCCCAACCCGCTCGGACCCAATCTGATCCTGGCGTCCATCGGCAACATCGTGACCTGGGAGTTCGTCGGTTACAACATGCTGATCTTCTACTCCGCGCTCCGCGTCATCCCGGCATCGCTGTACGAGGCCGCGCAGATCGACGGCGCCGGGCAGATCCGCGTGATCACCGCCATCAAGCTCCCCGCCATCCGCGGTGCCCTCGTCATCGCGACGATCTTCTCGATCATCGGCACCTTCCAGCTGTTCAACGAGCCGAGCATCCTTCAGAAGCTGGCGCCGAACTCCATCACCACCGACTACACCCCGAACTACTACACGTACTCGCTGTCCTTCTCGGGCCAGCAGCACAACTACTCCGCGACGGTCGCCATCGTCATGGGCCTGATCACCATGGTCATCGCCTACGTCGTCCAGCTGCGCGGCATGCGCAAGGGAGCGTGA
- a CDS encoding LacI family DNA-binding transcriptional regulator — protein MADVARLAGVSSQTVSRVSNGYAGVTEETRQQVLVAMNELGYRPNSAARALKSGEFRTIGVITFNLSTTGNMRTLEAIATSAAQEGYAVTLLPVAVPTQDEVRGAFSRLGELAVDAVIVIMEVHLLDAATISLPPHVQVVVADSDAGDRYTVVDTDQAGGARAAVRHLLDLGHRTVWHLAGPEESFAAQRRADAWRAELAGAGCVLPRVVRGDWSAESGYRAGVQLADEKDCTAVFAANDQMALGLLRALHERGRKIPDDVSVIGFDDIPEAGSFLPPLTTVHQDFAEVGRLCVEGVLRRMRHDGAEHGTTLVPTELVVRDSTAPPPPPAADG, from the coding sequence ATGGCGGATGTCGCCCGCCTCGCCGGCGTCTCTTCGCAGACCGTCTCCCGGGTGTCCAACGGATACGCGGGCGTCACCGAAGAGACCCGGCAGCAGGTGTTGGTGGCCATGAACGAGCTGGGCTACCGGCCCAACAGCGCCGCCCGAGCCCTCAAGAGCGGCGAATTCCGCACCATCGGAGTCATCACCTTCAACCTCTCCACCACGGGCAATATGCGCACCCTGGAGGCGATCGCCACCTCCGCGGCACAGGAGGGCTACGCCGTCACGCTCCTGCCCGTCGCCGTTCCCACCCAGGACGAGGTGCGCGGCGCCTTCTCCCGGCTCGGAGAGCTCGCCGTCGACGCAGTCATCGTCATCATGGAAGTACACCTGCTCGATGCGGCGACCATCTCCCTGCCCCCTCATGTCCAGGTCGTCGTCGCCGACTCGGACGCGGGCGACCGTTACACCGTGGTCGACACCGATCAGGCCGGGGGAGCCCGTGCTGCTGTGCGACACCTGCTGGACCTCGGCCATCGCACGGTCTGGCATCTGGCCGGTCCCGAGGAGTCCTTTGCGGCACAACGCCGCGCCGATGCCTGGCGCGCCGAACTCGCCGGGGCGGGCTGCGTCCTGCCGCGCGTCGTACGAGGCGACTGGTCGGCGGAGTCCGGCTATCGCGCAGGTGTGCAACTTGCCGACGAGAAGGACTGTACGGCGGTGTTCGCCGCCAACGACCAGATGGCGCTGGGGCTTTTGCGGGCCTTGCACGAGCGAGGCCGGAAGATTCCCGATGACGTCAGTGTCATCGGCTTCGACGACATTCCCGAGGCCGGCTCCTTCCTGCCTCCGCTGACCACGGTTCACCAGGACTTCGCCGAAGTGGGACGCCTATGCGTCGAGGGCGTCCTGCGGCGGATGCGCCATGACGGGGCGGAACACGGCACAACGCTCGTACCCACGGAACTCGTGGTCCGCGACAGCACCGCCCCGCCGCCGCCTCCTGCTGCGGACGGGTAG
- a CDS encoding class I SAM-dependent methyltransferase, giving the protein MDFEDPKDLVRRGYDALSLRYDQAYGSETKYQPWISALIDRIPAGGTVLDLGCGSGVPVARTLTTAGHRVTGVDISEVQIRRARELVPEAEFIRADATAMDFEPSSFDAIVSFYALIHIPLDEQPPLLEKIAGWLRPGGWFLGTTGNRAWTGIDEDWLGGGTAMWWSHADAATNRAWITQAGLVVEQEEFVPEGDGGHVLFWARRCY; this is encoded by the coding sequence GTGGACTTCGAAGATCCCAAAGACCTGGTCCGGCGCGGATACGACGCGCTCTCCCTCCGCTATGACCAGGCGTATGGCTCTGAGACGAAGTACCAGCCGTGGATCAGCGCACTGATCGATCGGATCCCGGCTGGAGGCACGGTGCTGGATCTGGGGTGCGGGAGTGGGGTGCCCGTCGCCCGCACCCTGACGACCGCAGGTCACCGCGTTACGGGCGTCGATATCAGCGAGGTGCAGATCCGCAGGGCCCGGGAGCTCGTGCCAGAGGCCGAGTTCATCCGCGCCGATGCTACGGCCATGGACTTCGAACCGTCCTCGTTCGACGCGATCGTCTCCTTCTATGCACTGATCCACATCCCCCTTGATGAACAGCCTCCGCTGCTGGAGAAGATCGCCGGATGGTTGCGCCCCGGCGGTTGGTTCCTGGGCACCACCGGCAACCGGGCCTGGACCGGCATCGACGAGGACTGGCTGGGTGGCGGGACGGCTATGTGGTGGAGCCACGCGGACGCCGCCACCAACCGAGCCTGGATCACTCAAGCCGGCCTGGTCGTCGAGCAGGAGGAGTTCGTGCCTGAAGGCGATGGCGGGCACGTTCTGTTCTGGGCCCGCCGCTGCTATTGA
- a CDS encoding amidohydrolase produces MHAESSPSTSGSLSRRGVLAGAAALGGSVAALSVSAPEPAAAVPHSGAVPHAADRITEQAGHHANATVFKNVRPYGAKTPVDLTVVDGLVVSGPAPKDATVVDCKGRIALPTLVNAHVHPDKTSWGEPWVTRNPAHSIAEYTAEDVKLYHALRTPLKDRAQRLMAHAAAQGTRAMRAHADVAPAYDLAGVEGIGAARKALRHALDVEIVAFPQHGVIRTPGTKELLEEAARTGAIDRVGGIDPIEFDEALDEQLDVVFGIADRHGVGLDIHLHERGGNGLKSLREIIARTRALSLQGKVTVSHVFCLPELTDRELTRIANDLANAGVSLTTVAPDSKLVLPLDRLRDHGVHVGLGTDGIRDAWSPFGNADMLHRSHLLAWVQDVRLDEELQAAFRAGADGGAQLLSLPRVDLKPGSPADFFLVRGECLPQVVVDLPARDMVVRAGRIIAKDGELTH; encoded by the coding sequence ATGCATGCCGAGTCCTCCCCTTCCACTTCCGGCAGCCTCTCCCGGCGGGGCGTGCTGGCCGGTGCCGCCGCCCTCGGCGGCAGTGTCGCCGCGCTGTCCGTGAGCGCTCCTGAGCCCGCCGCCGCAGTCCCGCACTCGGGAGCCGTGCCCCATGCAGCCGACCGGATCACCGAGCAGGCGGGGCACCATGCGAACGCCACGGTCTTCAAGAACGTGCGGCCGTACGGCGCGAAGACCCCCGTCGACCTCACCGTCGTGGACGGCCTCGTCGTGAGCGGTCCGGCGCCGAAGGACGCGACGGTCGTCGACTGCAAGGGGCGGATAGCCCTGCCCACCCTGGTCAACGCTCACGTCCACCCGGACAAGACGTCGTGGGGCGAGCCGTGGGTGACGCGCAACCCTGCACACTCCATCGCCGAGTACACCGCCGAGGACGTGAAGCTGTACCACGCACTGCGCACGCCGCTGAAGGACCGCGCCCAGCGCCTGATGGCGCATGCGGCAGCCCAGGGAACCCGGGCCATGCGCGCGCATGCCGACGTCGCGCCCGCTTACGACCTGGCGGGCGTCGAAGGCATCGGGGCCGCCCGCAAGGCACTGCGGCACGCCCTCGACGTAGAGATCGTGGCTTTCCCGCAGCACGGGGTCATTCGTACCCCTGGCACCAAGGAACTCCTTGAAGAGGCAGCGCGCACCGGTGCCATCGACCGGGTCGGCGGCATCGACCCGATCGAATTCGACGAGGCGCTCGACGAGCAGCTCGACGTGGTCTTCGGCATCGCCGACCGGCACGGCGTCGGCCTCGACATCCACCTTCACGAGCGGGGCGGAAATGGTCTGAAGTCGCTTCGCGAGATCATCGCGCGCACCCGCGCCCTGTCGCTTCAGGGCAAGGTCACCGTCAGCCATGTCTTCTGCCTGCCGGAGCTGACAGACCGCGAACTCACCCGGATCGCAAACGACTTGGCCAACGCGGGCGTCTCCCTGACGACGGTGGCGCCCGACTCGAAGCTGGTCCTTCCCCTCGACCGGTTGCGCGACCACGGAGTCCACGTCGGCCTCGGCACCGACGGCATACGCGACGCGTGGAGCCCCTTCGGCAACGCGGACATGCTGCACCGTTCCCACCTGCTGGCCTGGGTCCAGGACGTGCGTCTGGACGAAGAGCTGCAAGCCGCCTTCCGCGCGGGCGCCGACGGCGGCGCCCAGCTCCTCAGCCTGCCCCGGGTCGACCTGAAGCCCGGCTCCCCGGCCGACTTCTTCCTCGTGCGCGGCGAGTGCCTGCCCCAGGTTGTGGTGGACCTGCCCGCGCGAGACATGGTGGTGCGCGCCGGAAGGATCATCGCCAAGGACGGCGAACTGACCCACTAG
- a CDS encoding amidohydrolase family protein, with amino-acid sequence MCVEPAPPPSSRLTRRGVIAGAAALAGTSALLATATPDAAAARRGLSSGGDLVVDGGTLFDPATGDVIEDAVVVIRGGVVRAAGSRERIAAHVLTDAPVLQAHGRWILPGLVDAHIHLNTVTEARDAVLRGATTARSGSTNFYQDIAVRELARQMPQQAPRLRAAGIFVTPDLGDTILADPDLAPLARLRDGVRSMEALRRVVEVNLARGVDTIKTRVNERAGLPEQDPLVQVYTYEQLSTIVAAARRGGKSVLCHSYSEKGCHDAVRAGIRSLEHGAFVGEHTLHEMRRRGTYFTPTLTAIAGLVDSSDPILAERGRTYLPVLKQAVLAAHELGVPLAAGTDSSGGKVQPIGREVELMRAAGLPALDAIRTATTGAAKLLGLEGTVGRLRPGFTGDMLVLDGDPLADVTVLKKPARVVRAGVALQ; translated from the coding sequence ATGTGCGTAGAGCCCGCCCCTCCCCCCTCGAGCCGGCTGACCCGGCGTGGTGTTATCGCGGGAGCCGCAGCACTGGCGGGGACCTCGGCTCTCCTTGCCACGGCAACGCCTGATGCGGCAGCTGCGCGCCGGGGCCTGTCGTCGGGCGGCGACCTGGTCGTAGACGGCGGCACCCTGTTCGACCCGGCCACCGGCGATGTCATCGAGGATGCGGTCGTCGTCATCAGGGGAGGCGTCGTCCGCGCGGCCGGGTCCCGGGAGCGCATCGCCGCACACGTCCTCACCGACGCGCCCGTCCTGCAGGCGCACGGCCGATGGATCCTGCCTGGCCTGGTCGACGCGCACATCCACCTCAACACAGTGACCGAAGCCCGTGACGCGGTGCTCAGAGGTGCAACCACCGCGCGCAGCGGGTCGACGAACTTCTACCAGGACATCGCGGTACGGGAATTGGCCCGCCAGATGCCACAGCAGGCGCCTCGGCTCCGGGCCGCGGGCATCTTCGTGACGCCGGACCTGGGCGACACCATTCTCGCTGACCCGGACCTGGCTCCGCTTGCCCGGCTGCGGGACGGCGTGCGCTCGATGGAGGCCCTGCGCCGCGTGGTCGAGGTGAATCTGGCGCGCGGCGTCGACACCATCAAGACCCGGGTGAACGAGCGAGCCGGGCTGCCCGAGCAGGACCCGCTGGTCCAGGTGTACACCTACGAGCAGCTGTCCACGATCGTCGCGGCCGCCCGGCGCGGCGGCAAGAGCGTGCTGTGTCACAGCTACAGCGAGAAGGGCTGCCACGACGCGGTGAGGGCAGGAATCCGCTCGCTGGAACACGGAGCATTCGTCGGCGAGCACACGCTGCACGAAATGCGGCGCCGGGGAACATACTTCACACCGACGCTCACCGCGATCGCCGGACTCGTCGACTCCTCGGACCCGATTCTGGCGGAGCGCGGCCGTACGTATCTGCCGGTGCTCAAGCAGGCGGTGCTGGCCGCGCACGAACTGGGTGTTCCGCTTGCGGCCGGTACGGACTCCTCGGGCGGCAAGGTGCAGCCCATCGGCCGTGAAGTGGAGTTGATGCGTGCTGCGGGGCTGCCCGCCCTGGACGCGATCCGCACGGCGACGACCGGCGCGGCCAAGCTGCTCGGCCTTGAAGGGACGGTTGGCCGCCTGCGGCCCGGCTTCACGGGAGACATGCTGGTACTGGACGGCGATCCGCTCGCCGACGTCACTGTTCTCAAGAAGCCGGCGCGCGTGGTGCGGGCGGGCGTTGCGCTGCAGTGA
- a CDS encoding GntR family transcriptional regulator has product MVDSSKDHGRTFPDSSDGSGPEASERVSLSVRARDAVRQRIADGRYPQGARLVEREVAEELRMSRVPVREALRALVTEGLLELLPHSGVRVRRLERVDVEHLYEVWEPLAVQASRLAARRVARAAPGELSPLAPLQASLDRAERAAGDGDGAREVAAHTAFHENIVTLTGNPLLARTMEQLSWQLQLLFGMRREPTHMRAQHEVMFRHIAQGDEEAAAASTLLHVRDSRAVAMRALFEAT; this is encoded by the coding sequence GTGGTGGACAGCAGCAAGGATCACGGCCGCACGTTTCCCGACAGTTCTGACGGTTCGGGCCCGGAGGCATCGGAGCGCGTCTCGCTCAGCGTCCGGGCGCGGGATGCCGTCCGGCAGCGGATTGCCGATGGTCGCTACCCGCAGGGGGCGCGCCTCGTGGAGCGTGAGGTCGCCGAGGAGCTGCGCATGTCCCGGGTCCCTGTGCGGGAGGCGTTGCGTGCTCTCGTCACCGAGGGTCTGCTCGAACTGCTGCCGCACAGCGGTGTGCGGGTACGTCGCTTGGAGCGAGTCGACGTGGAGCACCTGTACGAGGTGTGGGAGCCGCTCGCTGTACAGGCGTCGCGTCTTGCGGCCCGCCGCGTGGCCCGGGCCGCGCCGGGTGAGCTGTCGCCCCTGGCCCCGCTGCAGGCTTCCCTCGACCGGGCCGAGCGGGCTGCCGGTGATGGTGACGGAGCGCGCGAGGTGGCGGCTCACACCGCGTTCCACGAGAACATCGTGACACTGACCGGCAACCCGCTGCTCGCCCGCACCATGGAGCAGCTGAGCTGGCAGCTTCAGCTGTTGTTCGGGATGCGCAGAGAGCCGACGCACATGCGGGCACAGCACGAGGTGATGTTCCGGCACATCGCGCAGGGCGACGAGGAAGCGGCGGCGGCGAGCACGCTGCTGCACGTGCGCGACAGCCGGGCAGTGGCCATGAGGGCGCTGTTCGAAGCCACGTGA